TTCCTTTCTGCTGAAAGATTTGCAAGAGTAACAGGGGAACCTAGTGCTTGTTAGAGTCCCCACCATGAccagattttaataataatataataataataatttattatttataccccgcccatctggccgggttcccccagccactctgggcggcttccaaaaaaacagaaattctaaaatacagaaatccatcaaacattaaaagcttccctaaacagggctgccttgagatgccttctaaaggtctggtaattgttctctttgacctctagtgggagggcattccacagggtgggtgccactaccgagaaggccctctgcctagttccctgtcaTTCTCTTAAAAGTGGGACTGGAAAACAGGTGAGGTGGAAAGCTAATTGCTGTCTTTTTGTCCACCCAAAAACAAACTGGTGGGATGCTGAATTGGAAAGACACCATAATGGGTACTTTTAGTGTGGACAGCTGTGGTCACACCATCTCAAAAAAGGGTATAATTTAACTCATAAAGATGTAAAAAGAGCAACCAAAAGAAAAATGTGGTTGGCGGATGGGTGGGTCGGGGCATCAGAACCTTGAAGGAAAGGCTATATAGCattgaagtggggagagagacaaTTTAACAAAGAGacattattgcatttttaaaagactcaTGCATGGTGTGGAGACTATGAATAGAAATAAATGTTTTTTCCTCTGCCAAAGGACGTTACACCTCAGGGTCGCCTAATGAAATTGACTGGCAAGAGAATCATAGCAAGCAAAATGAAGTACTTCCTCACATAGCAAATAAATAACTTGATGGAATTCACAGAACCAAGATATGCTGTTGGTCACTAGCTGAAATGGTTTCTAAAAGGGTTTAGACAAATTAACGGAGGAGAAATCTAATCAATGGCTAATAGTCACGACGGCTGCTGGAATCTCAAGGTTCAGAGGCAGCTGatggggagcagcagcaagagagTGCAATTGCCTTGAAGCCCTACTTAGGATTGGAAGCTTTCCAGagatatctggctggccactgtgagaacaggatgctggactagatggattcTTATTGTGTTCTGATCAGACTGCACTAAATATTAGGGAAAGTGTTTGCAAAATTAATTACAAATGTCCATCCAATTACTTGCAATTAACTCACACACTGGGAAATAATTCAATTTAATTCAAACCGAGAAATGGCAGGCAAAAGCTGGAGAGGAGAGTCCTTGTGACTTGCAAGGAGTTAGGTGGAGGGTCCTCCATGGATCAGAGTAGGGCTTTGTTTATGCTGCTTAGCCTCCCCACctaacagctgggggggggggggtagtacagcagcagcaaccacttTCCCACTCATCCTCCAccttctagttgtggatatttttagaTGCAGGATTTTTTGTGTGGATTGAAGAAAGTGTGGCAGAAAGGGCATTTAAAGGgtgtaacccctgtgtaagtgggggggggacctgtatCATTACTGCATTTTCcctaaggagctcaatgtggtgcaTTTAATTCATATATCTATTAAATTTAGATCCCACCCTCCTTCCCAAAAGAGGCCAGGGCAAGATAGTTTTTCCTCTCTCAATATTATCCTCctaacaaccctgtaaggtaaatTAGGCTGTgagttggtgactggcccagCAAGCTCTATGgctaagtagggatttgaaccctaatcTCCCaaagtcatagtccaacactaaccCAGGCTTtatcaaccttgggtccccacatgttgttggactgcaactcccactatccctagccagcatggccagtggtctgggttgatgggagtagtagttcaacatcatctggggacccaaggctgagaaaggctgctctaactACTATACCATGTCTGGAGAGTTGCATGTTCCAGCATCATCACTCTGTGCCCCACCAATGTGGAGCTTCATCACCTGGATGCTTCCCACAGCAGCCAGGACTAgaaggttaagaactttgattcaGGAGATAGTAATGGAAAACAAACAGACAATCTTTTGATCCATGTGGTAGTGATGTGATAGCTGGAGTGGTCCAAGCAGatgatttttttcttccagcTGGAGGAAGGAAACCTAGGAAGCAGGTGTCATTTGCAACTTAGATTCCATTAAGCGAAGCTACGGCAACGGAGGCCAGTGTGATGAAACCACACCAGTTTGTGCATAAAATGTTCCACCTTCCAAGAGCATGGCCAAATTTAGCTGATTAGAAGCAGAGAGAAACGGTGTGATCGGAAGCAGGAACTCAGCCAAGCTAGAAGGTCAAGCTCAACACTACGGCCTCCACTGTTTGGCGGAAAGTGCATTGCCAGCCTCATTGCCTGCAGCAGCACTTACCGGTACATTACGCCAGCCCTGCAGAGGCATGACTACCAGCAGCTACCCAATGCCAGTAGACCAGGACCTGCAGGTGGGGTAGCAAGGCGACATCAGGTGGATCTCAGCAAAGCTGTTGCCGCCATGTTGGATTCCACCTTAGGAAGGCCAGACCAAAGGAGCACCACATGTGTGTCTGGACAAGGACGTGTTCTTCTGATGAGATGCTCATTTTATCAACATCCACAAGCACTGCACAGTGGCAGGGGAATGGAatgagccattaaaaaaaaaaggtacgtATTTCTTGCCACCCACATGCTTGTGCCTTTCTCCTGCCATAGTGCAGGGCTGGTTTGCATTTAGTAGCCATGCTAAGGGAACACTGTGCTCTGAATTGCCATTTTAGGATTCATCACGTGCCTTATCAGCTCTAAAGTATAAATCAAATGTGAAAATGGGCCCCATGTTGTAGCCTGGGAGCCAGAGGTGGGTCTCTGGTTTCAACCAGACCACTCCTCTGTGCCAGGGGTAGGAGGGGAGGAATTCTGGGCAATCTTCTGGAGGCCACATGTCGGTGCAAGATGGGACCAAAAGAAAAAGCAGATGGAGAAATTAATATAAATTTTACCTGTACATGGTAAGCtagtctctacacacacacacacacacacacacctctctagcCTCCAtgtgttcaaggacacatcccaacCAGACCAAAACAAAGTTTGCACAAAGAGAGTGCAAAACgggaccagtgaggggtgtggcgaCTCAGCAgaagacagctttctatgttcatAAATCGTCCAGAAAGATGAAGCCCAACTTTAATCACCTGCAGTTTTGCTCTCAAGGCAACAGCTGCAGTGGCACAGGGAACTGGCACCTGACCAACAGAATTCCTAGCTGAACTCCAGAGTGCATGGCATATTTTGTATGTGTCCTTCACTGAAGTTATAAATGCTTGTACAGATGATATATTTCCAATGGCGCTGCTTATGTGTTGCAGCAGTGAACCAAACCAATCCAAATAAACAAGGTAACTTCTAGAAGGTGCTTTTGCTGCAAGAGCTTAGGATCCttccttatacaaagtcagacttTCGGTCTAGGtaactcagtgctgtctacactgactggcagcagctctccagggtttcaggcaatgaatctttcccagtcctacctggagatcccgaagattgaacctggaatcaaCATCCAAAGCAGGTGTTTTGCCATTGAGCTACTGCCCAAATTCAGAGCCGAGTACGTGTACATACATCAGCAGTGGAAGATAGCAGAGCTCATCCCACAGCAGAAATGAATGCATGAGATCCCAAAGGTGGGCATATCTGTATGCACCCCATGTCTTTTGAAGTTTGCCTGTTGGCTTGTGGACTTGAAGATCATGCAGGGATGTCAACAAAACTGTATACAGATCTCTCCAGCCCAGGAAATGCCACGCATTGCGCTCAGCTGCTGGAgggtgagcgggggggggggttcatattTGATTACCCGGTGCCCAGAAATAGAGAAAACAGACCTGCTATTGGCAGCCTAATTATAGAAAGTCTGCCTGTCTTTTGCAACAGTGGAACAGCAAGGGGTTAACCGTGGCAGGTTATTGCTCTATTATGCAGGCAAACAAAGGATCTTCCTGGGTGCGCAAAGGTCTATTTTCttctcttaaccccccccccccaaaaaaaaaccactcaaTGGAAACAGAGACTAACAAAAAGCAGAGAAAGCAGCTCTGAGTTCTTGAACTACATACAGAATAAAGCATTAGAAACTGACAAAAGATCTTtcctggagaagggaggggggttgTAAATCCTGGCTTTGTTACAGGCATGGTTTTCATTTAAAGTTATGGAAATGCTTGAGAGGTCTGTCTCTCTCTGAAATGAATGGATCACGTATATTAAAAGTGAGAACTATGGTGCAGAGGAAAATGCCTTAAATGAAGTCAGGCAATTTGTCCATTTAGCATGGTATTTTTTAGTCTGAGTAGCAAAAGCTGCCCAGGTGGTGcctttcctttctcctgctccctgggGTACTTCTGGGGCAGGGTGGTCCAAcacattcccaccccttcccGCATATTGGACTTGTTCTcactcctttttttttgcaataaggaaagtgatggggaaacacTCTAGAAACCGCTCAATAAATTCCAAACATCATCAAACCTTCCCACTtcctttgtgcaagcaaaccaggatgTATGCTCAGCAAACTAGTCCGGAAATAACTCTGATTTGTATTCTGaatgaacttgggactttcttcATGCACGGCATGTGCTCTGCCATATTCCAAGGAAGCAACAGTTATCCCTCACTTCTTTCACTGAGCAGGATCTGGCATAATCTTCCAGCACTTCCTATGTCAAAATGCTTCCACCTACCATGACTAGAATGAGcctccatgtagctcagtaccaTATGTACAGTCAGCAGATCTGGTTTCTGACACAAAAAGGTTCCTGCCTCTTCTCAGGTTTGAGACCTTATCCTTGAATGGGGTGGTAAGTAGGCAACTAGAGCCTTTGAGCAGATTCAGCCCAGCCAACCATCAGGCAATTTTATTTGGCCCCTGGAAGCCCCACCAAGATCAAATCGAGGTTGCTCACTGTTGCATTCATGGAGAAAAGAAGAATGTTTGCAAGCTGTAAGAAATAAAAGTAATGCCAATACACAGATATTACATATACAAGGGCAAAACAGGGGTGTATGTGATCTGCAAGATGCAGAATGTGTGGTGTAATGGCAGCTAGTGTCAGGCTTATTCCGGAGAGATCCAAGTTCAAATTTCTGGCAATGGACTGAATGActctgggccagtcaccatctctcaacctagcctaccttAGGATAAAAGACAGAAATTATGCGTGCCGTCATTTGAGAAAGGCAGAACAAAAAGAGAACAATGATACCTTTATTATGAAGCATGCCTACAGAGGAAGCTGCATTAAACCGAGTCAGCgcattgggccatctagctcaatattgcctacactgactggcagaggctctccagggtttcaggcagggagtctttcccagccctgcctgaagatacccaggagcttttgcatgcaaagcaaatgctctactgctgagttaCCTATCAACCATTCAGATGTTTGTAACAAACTTCCTTATGCCCTCCCCAGAGGAAGGTCTGGAGCATTGGGCAGTCCCCCCCACAAAGTGAATAGATGTGGACCATCCCTGTTTTAGAACTCCAACAAGGAGTTGGATATGGCCCCAAAGCGCTGCTGCCTCTTGTCTGTCTCCCTTCCTGCTCAGTCAAGTTTGCACTTCCACATACGTTACACTTGGGCCAGGCATAACAGCagcgcacacacaccccggggGGAGGAAGGTTAAGCCAACAACATACTGTGAAGGAGTTAGCCAGGAAACGTGATGTATGTGTGCACACCCTTCGTTCCCAGCCTCATCCACCCCCACACCAATCCTGGCCGCTGCCTTTTTCCGGCTCCTAGGCTTGCAGAGAGTCTGGTTTCACTTCTTTCCAGCTGCATGTGTGGATGTGGATGAGCTCCAGGTGCTGAGGAGCCAAAAGAGCAGCTGTTCCCTACTTcacgcccccccccttccagccaTAGCTATCAGCTCAGCTGAGAATGAACAGCAAGAAGGAGAAAGGAGACCTCCTTTGAATTGCTACTGTAGTACACAGCTGTGGTTTGCATGCCACTCtgctgggaggggaaaaaacaggcCAAAGAAGACAGGTTAAGGGGGAAAGCTTAGGGAAATCAGGAATACACACATTCCTTGTTCTGATCCTATTACGGTACTTCCCAAGGAGAAACACTGAAAGATCGAACCAGGACATTGAGATTTGTCCCCCCACCCTTTAATGTAGGCATCTGTAATGCATGATATATTTAttaactcactctctctctctctctctcatgcctcTTACAAGCTCAGCTGCTATTCTGTCCTAACTGGGGCCTTGTCAGTGACGACAAGCTGCCCTTTGCATCCTCTGAAACCACAACTCTGATGCAGCAACTGCCAAGCTACAGGTTACATTAATTCTATCAAGAATGCCCGATACATTGCTTTGGAAAACTAGTGGAACAACCGCCTGTGGTGGACAACCTCACAGCGCACTCCTGCGTCAGTATATTGCCAATGTGCAACCAACCAGAGGCACAATGCAGACTGCATGGGTTGGTGGCACATGGCTGAATTTATAGTCAGGTGGGCAAAGCTCTAATACCTCCACCAGCACTAGAAACTTCCTTAGTTTGCAGCACTTTGCGCTGAAGGGCAGATTAGGCCAGCCTCTTCTTTCACAATCTGGGCTGTACTTCCCAATGAACAGTTGCTCTGCCAACCCCACAGGAAAGCTGTACCACTTTGCAAGCTTTAGCTGCAGTTTCAACTGTCCCATGTCTCGTGAGAGCTTGGAACTTGTCTTGGGCTCTTTTGCTACCACTGTGCACCTTCTCCATCAAACGGTATTTCTTCACTTTTACTTGCAAGAAGTGATGATATTTGTTTATTCCAAAAGCATCCTGACAGAAACCTTTGACCTGGGCTTTCCACCAACTGGAACCCCAGGCTCCACCATCCTTCTCAGCCTGCAAAATAAAAGGCAGAATCGCACTGTTTTTTGTCCTGCAGAAACTTGTGAACTTTTGGCTTCACTCATGTTTCACTAGGCAATGCTGCTTCATGATCCTcatcactaaaaataaaataaaaaatggtatcTCTTTCTGTGATCAGTCAACAATATGCATAGCTGTGTTGGGAGACAAGCAGAAAGCATCCTTGTGGAAGGAAACGCCTTCCCTGCTCTCattctgctggtgttttttttgaaAGGAGTTTTTCCCGGGGCTCTTTGTAAACAAGAAGTTCTTTGTGgcaaagcagcttgcaaaccCAAGGTCAGCGCGACTTTTGTAGGGGAACAGCCTGACgcacagccagccagccctgcCACTTGCCTCCTGCTTTTCACCATCCTTCCTGGAGCGGGCCGATTCCCCTCACTGTTCAAAACATCGCTCAACACATTCAGTAAAAACAGGACAAAAGTTGCCCCCACACTGCTAGGTTCCACTgtcctttttctctcttcccaaaACATTGGAGGGTGCTGCCAAAGCCCCCTTCCTGGCTCCCCTCATTCTGCCATGGAGTACAAGAAAAAGGTGGGGTTCTTGCCAGCCATGCGTCTACCTGCCGGGGTTTGGGTTTGGTGCCTGTATCACAAAGCCCCCTGTTCCAAGGAAGAAGGCTCCTCTTGCTGTTTCTTGCGCTGTCGCTGTCTCTTGGCCCGCCAGCAGACCAAGGCGCCCACCAGCAGGCCCACCCCAAAGATCAgggtggccaccgagaccacctTGGCAATGTCCATCTGCCGCCCATTGATGGTGAAGGTGATGCACGTGGCAGCAATGCCAATCACCAGGGAGACGATGCCAAAGGGGAAGACGCAGCGGTACCAGGATTTTTCCGTGCCTCCCGTGGCCAGCGCCAGCTTGTTGAGTGTGGCCGTGGAGTCGGTGGTGGCAGCCACTATAGGCAGACCCGGCTTCCCTCCTTGCAAGCAAGTGAGCGAGTTGGACTTGCAGCCCATCATCCTGGCAAGGTGCACAGGGGCAGGTGCCCACACGAGCCTGGAGAGTTTGCAGTCACAGCATGGGCTGCAGCCTCCTGCCCCCAGCACAGCTTTCTCTgcaagggagaagagaaatgagACAAGCAAAGTCCTGTGCTCTTCCTTGTCTTCCTCTGTCTCTTTCCTTGGGCTCTGGCTGCTGTTGCCGCTGCTTGCTTTCTGCTCTGAGCTGTGGCTTGGAAGACTCTTTTGCTGCAACATCAAGAGGCGATTGGCAGATGAGAGCAGTGATATCATACCTGTGGGCGGGAACTCTGAGCCTGTTAACTGTTTCGGAGGAACTGCAGGGCAAACACTGGGTTTGAGAGAGTCCCAGGGAAGAGGCTGATGCTAACGGGCTTCTAGGATTTTATTCCAGTCTGCTCAGATCTCCCCGCCCCACAGCCATTTCAGGTTTTAACACTTGCTTTGTATCGGGGGTTTATTGATTTTTAAGTGTTCTTAACTTAATGGTTTTTCAGATGTATTTCACCTTTGTAAGTTACTTTACCCGCCCCTTTACTGCTTTATTTCAGAGGTGAGGAAACtttctcagcccaagggccacattctcctctaggcaaccttctgagggccacatgccagtggtaggtggggccagaggcacaaGTGGTTGAAGCAAGAAATGTagtttttacctttgtacagtaggcaggtttctacacacacacacacacacaccattctcatGTTCTATCCTCCATCTAGACAAGCAAAGGAGACAACTTTTAGGAGCCAAGAGGGCTgtgctccccaataaaatatttgaggtggatgcccccccccagatgatgggcattgccattcaaatggtgtgtatgcaccGCAGGGCGGGGCGTACCTGAGGAAccttccccccaatattttttttcaagttggcacacctgcCTGGAAAAAGGAggtttggcctggggagaatttTGACGGCCAGTTAGAGAGGCCAGGagagtctcagggcggttcacagaataaaccaaatacataatcaaaacaacagcaaacaacaacaacaacccaataaccccacccacccacccacattttaaaagagcgtacattgtcaatcaaatcaaccaaaggtctggtttaaaaggaacatttttgcctaaaggtgtataataaaggcaccaggcaaacttccctggggagagcattccacagatggagagccactgcagagaaggcctgttctcttgttgccaccctctggacctctcaaggaggcggcacacaaaggagagcctcagaagatgatctcagggtccaggtaggttcatatgaaaagaggcagtccttgaggtattgcagtcctgagccatttaaggctttatagatcaaaaccagcactttgaattgggcccagaaagtAATTGGTAGCTGGTGCAGTCaaaccaggattggtgtaatatgctcaaaccgacttgctccggtgagcaacctacctgctgaattctgcactagctgaagtttccaaaccgccttcagaggcagccctaccacattgcagtaatctaaccctgaggttaccagagcattgGCGACAGTAGttaagctatccctgtccagataggggtgtagctgggccaccaaccgaagctgatggaaggcactctgggccactgaggccacctgagcctcgagcgacagcaaaggatccaggggtacccccaagctacaaacctgcttcttcagaggaaatgtaaccccatcaagagctggcgatctcccacccatctggtctagggaaccacacactaacagtgcctcagtcttgtctggattgagtttcagtttgttgactctcatccagtccactgcctcacctgcaaatgtaaaggagaaatagagctgagtgtcatcagcatactgctgacagcGTACTCTGAACCTCCAGATAACCCCACCCAGTGTATTCATGTAGATGTTAATGtgggggataggattgagccctgcggaaccccacattgaaggttccacgGGGCTGAAAAGAATTCCCCAAACAACTCCCTCTGGGAACGACCATCCAAgcaggactggaaccactgcaaagtggtgccacccacccctagttcGGACAGtagctccagaaggataccatagttgatggtatcaaaagctgctgagaggtaaGAGGACCAGACTTGGTCATTTAGAAAGTTCCAGGTCAGGCTTTGTCATTTGAGTTAGCAATGACAGGATTGTGCTTgggtcagggacccaggtggcgctgtgggttaaaccacagagcctagggcttgccgatcagaaggttggtggttcgaatccctgcgacggggtgagttcccgttgctcggtcacagcttctgcccacctagcagtttgaaagcacgtcaaagtgcaagtagataaataggtaccgctccggcgggaaggtaaacggcgtttccgtgcagctttgtcatgctggccacatgacccggaagctgtctgcggacaaacgccagctccctcggcctatagagcaagatgagcaccgcaatcccagagtcggacacgactggacctgatggtcaggggcccctttacctttttatacatgGTA
The Zootoca vivipara chromosome 14, rZooViv1.1, whole genome shotgun sequence DNA segment above includes these coding regions:
- the LOC118093235 gene encoding transmembrane protein 100-like, producing MMGCKSNSLTCLQGGKPGLPIVAATTDSTATLNKLALATGGTEKSWYRCVFPFGIVSLVIGIAATCITFTINGRQMDIAKVVSVATLIFGVGLLVGALVCWRAKRQRQRKKQQEEPSSLEQGAL